A genome region from Gymnogyps californianus isolate 813 chromosome 4, ASM1813914v2, whole genome shotgun sequence includes the following:
- the CYTL1 gene encoding cytokine-like protein 1: MKMLLSLIALLSAALLANAAPPTCYSRVLSLSKEITESFKELQTSKAVDSCMEMLPRLYLDIHNYCVLAKLRDFVAYPRCERVLEVSELKEKARSLYTIMISYCRRDLVFLTDDCNALENPILPPIEPSVIES; this comes from the exons ATGAAGATGCTGCTGAGCCTGattgctctgctctctgctgccctgtTAGCCAATGCAGCCCCTCCAACTTGCTACTCGAGGGTGTTGTCTCTGAGCAAAGAAATCACGGAGTCCTTTAAGGAGTTACAGACTTCTAAAGCTGTG GACTCATGTATGGAGATGCTGCCCAGACTATACTTGGACATACAT AATTACTGTGTGTTGGCAAAACTCCGTGATTTCGTGGCCTACCCCAGATGTGAGAGAGTGCTTGAAGTGAGTGAGCTGAAGGAAAAAGCCCGGAGCCTGTACACCATCATGATCTCCTACTGCAGAAGG gacTTGGTGTTCCTCACTGATGACTGTAATGCTCTGGAAAATCCTATTCTACCTCCCATTGAGCCCTCGGTCATTGAGAGCTAA